The segment GTCCAGCAGGAGGACGTCGGGCCGACCCACGGCGATGGCGGCCACCGCCACCCGCTGGCGCTGTCCGGCCGAGAGCCGGCGGGGGTGGCGGTCGGCCAGCGCGCCGAGGTCGAGGGCGGCCAGCCACTCGTCGACCGCCTCGGGGTCGCGGCCCCCGAGGAGGCGGGGCGTGGTGGCGACGTCGGCCCGCACCGTCGGGCCGAGGAGCAGGGCGTCGGGGTCCTGGGGAACGTAGGCGGCGCGGCCGGCTGAGCGCACCTCGCCCCGGCCCGGCGCCAGCAGGCCGGCGAGGACACGCAGGAGCGTCGTCTTGCCCGAGCCGTTGCGGCCCAGGAGGGCCACGACCTCGCCCCGGCGCACGTCGACGTCCACGTCCTTCAGCACCGCCCGGCCGCCCAGCGACACGCCGACGCCCCGGGCCGCCACCACCGTGCCGCCCGGCGTCGGGAGCGCCGCGGCGGCGGGGGGAGGACCGGCGAGGCGGGGGTCGGCGCCGGCCAGGCGACGAGCGTCGCGGACGGTGAGCGGCGGCGGGTCCCAGCCGAGCAGCCGGCCCAACCGGGTGACGCTCGGCGCCCCCGGATAGGCGGCCAGGACGTCGCCCACCGGCCCCGGCGCCAACCTCGTCGCGGCGGCGCCGGGCCCGGCGACCAGGACGGCGCGGTCGGCCAGGGGGGCGGCGCGCTCGAGGCGGTGCTCGGCCAGCACGACGGTCGTGCCGAGATCGGCGTTGAGCCGGGCGACGGCGGCCAGCACGTCCTCCGCCCCCTGGGGGTCGAGCTGGGACGTGGGCTCGTCCAGCACGAGGGCGGCCGGGCCGGCCGCCAGCGCCCCGGCGATGGCGCAGCGCTGCTGCTCGCCCCCCGAGAGCGTCCCCGGCGACCGGTCCCGCAGGTGGGCGATGCCGAGGGCGTCGAGCACCTCCTCCACCCGCCGGCGCATGGCGACGGGGGCCATGCCCAGGTTCTCCAGCACGAAGGCGATGTCGCCCTCCACCCGGTCCACCACGAAGTGCGACTCCGGGTCCTGATGGACGAAGCCGACCGCGTCGGCCAGGCGGCGGGGCGGGTGGGACCTGGTCGAGCGGCCGAGCGTCACGACCTCGCCCCGGAACCGGCCGCCGGTGGCGTGGGGCACCAGGCCGTTGGCGCAGCGCAGGAGCGTGCTCTTGCCCGACCCCGACGGCCCGGCGACGAGCAGGATCTCGCCCGCCCGCACGGCCAGGTCGACGCCCGCCAGCACGGGGTCGCCGCCCGGATAGGCGAAGCCGACGCCGCGGTAGTCGAGGGCGGGCGCCGTCACGGCGACGCCCGCCACGCCGGCACGGTGAGCGCGGCGAGGGCCAGGCCGGCGGCCGGGTCGAACTCGGGGAGCCGCAGCGGGCTGGCCGCCCACCGCAGGGTCTCGTCGCCGGAGAGCGCCAGCACGGCCAGGCCGGCCGGCGCGGCCAGCGAGACGGCCGCCACCGCCCAGTCCCGGGCGCCCATCCGGCGGGCCCGGTAGCGCGGGCGGGCCGACCGGCGCGAGGCCACCGCCACGGCCGCCGCCACCGCAAA is part of the Acidimicrobiales bacterium genome and harbors:
- a CDS encoding ABC transporter ATP-binding protein — its product is MAGVAVTAPALDYRGVGFAYPGGDPVLAGVDLAVRAGEILLVAGPSGSGKSTLLRCANGLVPHATGGRFRGEVVTLGRSTRSHPPRRLADAVGFVHQDPESHFVVDRVEGDIAFVLENLGMAPVAMRRRVEEVLDALGIAHLRDRSPGTLSGGEQQRCAIAGALAAGPAALVLDEPTSQLDPQGAEDVLAAVARLNADLGTTVVLAEHRLERAAPLADRAVLVAGPGAAATRLAPGPVGDVLAAYPGAPSVTRLGRLLGWDPPPLTVRDARRLAGADPRLAGPPPAAAALPTPGGTVVAARGVGVSLGGRAVLKDVDVDVRRGEVVALLGRNGSGKTTLLRVLAGLLAPGRGEVRSAGRAAYVPQDPDALLLGPTVRADVATTPRLLGGRDPEAVDEWLAALDLGALADRHPRRLSAGQRQRVAVAAIAVGRPDVLLLDEPTRGMDAPSRAALERAVAGVAARGGAVVLATHDVELAARCATRVVVLGDGDVVADGPSRTVLAGSLFAPQVLRVAPPFLTVEEVAASLAAPARGDR